CCACCAGGTCGGGCGCCGGGCCGGCCAGTTCGCGCAGCAGCGTGGGCACCGGTGGCTTCAGGCTAAAGGTACTGGCCAGGAAGGAGGCTAGCGAAGTGCCCGGCCGGCGCTGCGCCACGCGTCGCGCCAGCTCGATGGGCGCCAGGTCGGGCTTCAGGTTGAGGTGCAGCAGGGCAGGACTGCCCGCCGCCAGCGCGGCCCGCAGCTGGGGCGTGAGGGCATACACGGGCGTGCCCTCCAGGCCATAGTCGGTGAGCATAATTTCGCCGCGCACGGTGTGGCCGCCGCAGCTCAGGGCAATGTTTTTGAGCGGCGCGCGGCCCACTTTCTCTTTGAAAAAAGCGGACCACGGCACCTCGACGCCGCAGTTGGCCGGCTGCCAGGGCCGGCTCGACACGCCAAGGCTAGCCAGCAGCGATACCCAGCGGCCGTCGGAGCCGGTTTGGGGCCAGCTGGCGCCGCCCAGCGCCAGCACGGTAGCGGCGGGCGCCAGGGTAAATTCTTCGCCCGATGCTTCGTTTAAAAAACGCAGGCCGGTTTCGCCCGCGAAGCCTAGCCAGCGGTGGCGGGTGTGAATTTCGACGCCCAGCGCAGCTAGCCGGCGCAGCCAGGCGCGCAGCAGGTCG
The genomic region above belongs to Hymenobacter sp. BRD128 and contains:
- a CDS encoding TIGR03862 family flavoprotein; this translates as MAEVVVIGGGPAGLLAAQRLAESGRRVRVFEQKATVGRKFLVAGHGGFNLTNNEDAAAFAGRYGAASPFFGQLLTYFSPADLRRWAADLGIATFVGTSGRIFPAAQHKPADLLRAWLRRLAALGVEIHTRHRWLGFAGETGLRFLNEASGEEFTLAPAATVLALGGASWPQTGSDGRWVSLLASLGVSSRPWQPANCGVEVPWSAFFKEKVGRAPLKNIALSCGGHTVRGEIMLTDYGLEGTPVYALTPQLRAALAAGSPALLHLNLKPDLAPIELARRVAQRRPGTSLASFLASTFSLKPPVPTLLRELAGPAPDLVASLTALPIPVAGLRPLAEAISAAGGVPFAEVTEALMLRRRPGTFVAGEMLDWEAPTGGYLLQGCFSTGAWVAAGVRQWLAGYR